One Alkaliphilus sp. B6464 genomic window carries:
- a CDS encoding NUDIX hydrolase: MELFAKPGVGGIIEKNIDGIDYILIQDRCKDEAISEYGLLEIPAGGIREFENIFDCLRREIWEETGLKVTNIKGEDEAVILETNGYKVLNYAPFSCSQNIQGTYPIMVEIFICNADGELLNESNETKNIRWIPLRELKELLESDKSLFYPMHIITLERYLKTKLR, encoded by the coding sequence ATGGAGTTATTTGCTAAACCTGGAGTAGGTGGAATAATAGAGAAGAATATCGATGGAATAGATTACATATTAATTCAAGATAGGTGCAAAGATGAAGCTATATCAGAGTATGGATTGTTAGAAATTCCTGCTGGGGGAATAAGAGAATTTGAGAATATTTTCGATTGCTTGAGAAGAGAAATTTGGGAGGAAACTGGATTGAAAGTTACAAATATAAAGGGTGAAGATGAAGCAGTAATTTTAGAAACTAATGGATATAAAGTGTTAAACTATGCTCCGTTTTCTTGTAGCCAAAATATTCAAGGAACATATCCAATAATGGTAGAAATATTTATATGTAACGCTGATGGAGAATTATTAAACGAGAGTAATGAAACGAAAAATATTAGATGGATACCATTAAGAGAATTAAAGGAATTATTAGAAAGTGATAAGAGTTTATTTTATCCAATGCACATTATTACTTTAGAAAGATATTTAAAAACAAAATTAAGATAA
- a CDS encoding helix-turn-helix domain-containing protein yields MDDICKKFGLNVKKYRQNKEYSQEKLAEISGLHRTYISSIERGTRSISLNNIEKIAKSLDVEIYQLFKF; encoded by the coding sequence ATGGATGATATTTGTAAGAAATTTGGGCTTAATGTAAAAAAATATAGACAGAACAAAGAATATTCTCAAGAAAAATTAGCTGAAATTTCTGGACTACATCGAACTTATATAAGCTCTATTGAAAGGGGGACACGTAGTATTTCCCTTAATAATATTGAAAAAATAGCTAAGTCTTTAGATGTTGAAATCTATCAACTTTTTAAATTTTAA
- a CDS encoding CPCC family cysteine-rich protein, producing MKKYTCPCCGYKTLDEEPPGTYDICTICFWEDDRVQFDDPDYKGGANRVSLKKGQKNFLKFGACEEEMIKYVRKPHKNDIRDSNWKLL from the coding sequence ATGAAAAAATATACTTGCCCATGTTGTGGATATAAAACTTTAGATGAAGAACCACCAGGGACTTATGATATTTGTACTATATGTTTTTGGGAAGACGATAGAGTACAGTTTGATGACCCTGATTACAAAGGAGGAGCAAACCGAGTTTCATTAAAGAAAGGGCAAAAAAACTTTTTGAAATTTGGAGCATGTGAAGAAGAAATGATTAAATATGTAAGAAAACCTCATAAGAATGATATAAGAGATAGTAATTGGAAGCTACTATAA
- a CDS encoding HNH endonuclease signature motif containing protein, with protein sequence MSRRKLAKQSNYKCRVCNQSLVGEEQFKINQIVPKRLDGDECYDNLELLYQSCQLQHQILLEKYCGDKNLPKVRTFFNSNHVEPNSKDGYRLMKEAEKLPTYSTNR encoded by the coding sequence TTGAGTAGAAGAAAATTAGCAAAACAAAGTAACTACAAATGTAGAGTTTGTAATCAATCATTAGTAGGAGAAGAACAATTTAAAATTAATCAAATAGTACCTAAAAGATTAGATGGAGATGAATGTTATGACAACTTGGAACTGTTATACCAAAGTTGTCAACTACAACATCAAATATTACTTGAAAAATATTGTGGAGATAAAAATTTACCTAAGGTAAGAACCTTCTTTAATAGTAATCATGTAGAACCTAATTCTAAGGACGGATATAGATTAATGAAAGAAGCTGAAAAGCTTCCTACCTACTCGACCAACAGATAA
- a CDS encoding NUDIX hydrolase, translating into MVRVKFYDLYTIEDSKLKFAVIMSRFKDKWIFVKHKDRLTWEIPGGHREKNEDINFAASRELKEETGAKEFNIIPICIYSVYKDGVESFEQLFYANITYLDKLPNYEISEINLFDTNPENLTYPLIQPHLFKKGEEFYEKLIKD; encoded by the coding sequence ATGGTAAGAGTTAAATTTTATGATTTATATACAATTGAGGATAGTAAGCTTAAGTTTGCAGTTATTATGTCAAGGTTTAAAGATAAATGGATATTTGTAAAACATAAGGATAGACTGACATGGGAAATTCCAGGCGGACATAGGGAAAAAAACGAGGATATCAATTTTGCAGCTTCAAGAGAATTAAAAGAAGAAACAGGAGCAAAGGAATTTAATATTATACCAATCTGTATATATTCTGTATATAAAGATGGAGTTGAATCCTTTGAACAGTTATTCTATGCTAATATAACATATCTTGATAAATTACCAAATTATGAAATAAGTGAGATTAATCTATTTGATACGAATCCAGAAAATTTAACATATCCTCTAATTCAGCCACACCTATTTAAAAAGGGTGAGGAATTCTATGAGAAACTTATAAAAGATTAA
- a CDS encoding HD domain-containing protein: MNRIEILRQYIDNILLNISGVEERRCAYVHLYGVAQFCALIALKRGKNVELATMAGMLHDIYSYAKMDTKDHAHKGAVLAKEILTSLQITNEDETKIICDAIYTHSEKGLVHPDFNEILIDADVLQHCLYNPMFEVMSHEKNRYEKLKIELGIA, from the coding sequence ATGAACAGAATTGAAATTTTGAGACAATATATTGACAATATACTTCTGAATATATCAGGTGTTGAAGAACGAAGATGTGCTTATGTACATTTATATGGGGTTGCTCAATTTTGTGCATTAATTGCATTAAAGCGTGGAAAGAATGTTGAACTTGCAACTATGGCAGGTATGCTCCATGACATATATTCCTATGCTAAAATGGATACTAAAGACCATGCACATAAAGGTGCTGTTTTGGCAAAGGAAATACTGACATCATTGCAGATAACGAATGAGGATGAAACTAAAATTATTTGTGATGCTATTTATACACATAGCGAAAAGGGATTGGTGCATCCTGATTTTAATGAGATTTTAATCGATGCAGATGTACTTCAGCACTGTTTGTATAATCCTATGTTTGAAGTAATGTCACATGAAAAAAATAGGTATGAAAAACTCAAAATTGAACTTGGTATTGCGTAA
- a CDS encoding GNAT family N-acetyltransferase has protein sequence MIRQLELGDEEYLHKWWNTGELMEHVTHTFGTLQSKQAIKDSIQKDIINTTLFPESKRFIICKRNNLDPIGEMNYIGWNGRNQKCEFGIKICEIDEQGKGYGKDALYHFMDFLFRFLNLNKLELTSMKDNTKAHNLYKKLGFKEIGVIREACFDSREGKFADVVYMDLLKSEWNEVKNTIEF, from the coding sequence ATTATAAGACAATTAGAGTTAGGGGATGAAGAGTACTTACATAAGTGGTGGAATACGGGTGAATTAATGGAACATGTAACTCATACTTTTGGAACGCTTCAAAGTAAACAAGCTATTAAGGATAGTATACAAAAGGATATAATAAATACTACCCTGTTTCCAGAAAGTAAAAGGTTTATAATATGTAAAAGAAATAATTTAGACCCAATAGGAGAAATGAATTATATTGGCTGGAATGGAAGAAATCAAAAATGTGAATTTGGTATTAAGATTTGTGAAATAGATGAGCAAGGGAAAGGGTATGGAAAAGATGCTTTATATCACTTTATGGATTTTCTGTTTAGATTTTTAAATCTTAACAAATTAGAATTAACTTCTATGAAGGATAATACTAAAGCTCACAATTTATATAAGAAACTTGGATTTAAGGAAATCGGCGTAATAAGGGAAGCTTGTTTCGATAGTAGGGAAGGAAAATTTGCTGATGTGGTATATATGGATTTATTAAAAAGTGAGTGGAATGAGGTTAAAAATACAATTGAATTTTAA
- a CDS encoding nucleotide pyrophosphohydrolase — protein MKDQITNIQEIKDKISKFVKERDWTDAHSPKNLSMSIAIEAAELMEIFQWLSNEQAWDIKDSNEFIHLKEELADVMIYCMSLANQLDIDVSSAIEDKIAKNEKRFPIINKDR, from the coding sequence ATGAAAGATCAAATTACAAATATTCAAGAAATAAAAGATAAAATAAGTAAGTTTGTTAAGGAAAGAGATTGGACAGATGCACATAGTCCAAAGAATTTATCTATGAGTATTGCTATAGAAGCAGCAGAATTAATGGAAATATTTCAATGGCTTTCTAATGAACAAGCATGGGATATAAAAGACAGTAATGAATTTATACATCTAAAAGAGGAACTTGCAGATGTTATGATTTACTGCATGTCCCTTGCTAATCAATTGGATATAGATGTATCAAGTGCAATAGAAGACAAAATAGCTAAGAATGAAAAAAGATTTCCTATAATAAATAAAGATAGGTAG
- a CDS encoding S41 family peptidase, whose translation MKKTIYLILITTVVFLNLVACSSLESTTYIHNEERDKKWEEDINVFVKELPKRHVNLFFKTTEKKFYKDVEELKQRINLLTDEEIIVNLLGIIASIGDTYTNLYWEWKLVYPLELYWFEDDIYVINTTQENSDILYGEVVSINDINMEDIKKEIKSIISYDNEADLRIKIPEYILSPEILYGLGIIKDKSQVKFTFKTLDGELIDKTIVSRKTSDSFKFILSNDNNEVPLYLRNSDKYYWYEYLNQENLMYVKYNQCAEMAQQSFRNFTKEVISVIDENKVEKIIIDMRNNGGGNSRIIAPLMSEILKRDNLNTSDSLYIIVGRQSYSSAILNAMDFKKSSNGTFIGEPTAGKPNHYGEIRSFNFKNSPFAVVYSTKYFKLSNEDIESFIPDKVIEPTIESYINKVDPVFTYILNQ comes from the coding sequence GTGAAAAAAACAATTTATTTAATCTTAATTACAACTGTAGTATTTCTAAATTTAGTGGCCTGTAGTAGCTTAGAATCAACAACATATATACATAATGAAGAGAGAGACAAAAAATGGGAAGAGGATATTAATGTTTTTGTAAAGGAACTTCCAAAAAGGCATGTTAATTTATTTTTTAAAACTACAGAAAAGAAGTTCTATAAGGATGTAGAAGAATTAAAACAAAGAATTAATTTATTAACTGATGAAGAGATTATAGTGAATTTATTAGGAATAATTGCGTCAATTGGTGATACATATACAAACTTATACTGGGAGTGGAAGCTAGTTTATCCACTAGAACTTTACTGGTTTGAAGATGATATTTATGTCATCAATACTACACAAGAGAATTCGGATATTTTATATGGCGAAGTTGTATCTATTAATGATATAAATATGGAAGATATAAAAAAAGAAATTAAATCTATTATATCCTATGATAATGAAGCTGATTTAAGAATTAAAATACCCGAGTATATTCTTTCACCAGAAATACTATATGGACTTGGCATAATTAAAGATAAGAGTCAGGTTAAGTTTACTTTCAAAACTTTAGATGGAGAGCTAATAGATAAAACCATAGTATCCCGCAAAACATCTGATTCCTTTAAGTTTATACTTAGTAATGACAATAATGAAGTTCCTTTATATTTAAGAAATTCAGATAAATATTATTGGTATGAATATTTAAATCAGGAAAATCTAATGTATGTTAAATATAATCAGTGTGCTGAGATGGCGCAGCAATCCTTTAGAAATTTTACAAAAGAGGTTATTAGTGTTATTGATGAAAATAAAGTAGAAAAAATAATAATAGATATGAGAAATAATGGAGGAGGAAATTCTAGGATTATAGCTCCCTTAATGTCAGAAATCTTAAAGAGAGATAACTTAAATACATCAGATAGTTTATATATAATTGTAGGGCGACAAAGCTATTCCTCTGCCATATTAAATGCAATGGACTTTAAAAAATCTAGTAATGGGACTTTCATAGGTGAGCCTACAGCTGGTAAACCAAATCATTATGGAGAGATAAGATCATTTAATTTCAAAAACTCGCCTTTTGCAGTAGTATATTCAACAAAATATTTTAAGCTTTCAAATGAGGATATAGAATCTTTTATTCCAGACAAAGTAATTGAACCAACAATAGAAAGTTATATAAATAAAGTTGATCCAGTTTTTACATATATTTTGAATCAGTAA
- a CDS encoding DNA cytosine methyltransferase, with translation MSYRIIDLFAGMGGFRIAFENQGCECVFSSEIDKYARETYKENFGEYPSGDITKISSDEIPDFDILCAGFPCQPFSIGGLRLGFEDSRGTLFFEVARIIKEKRPSCFILENVKGLVNHDSGNTLKTIESILDEIGYNFSYKILNALDYGIPQNRERWYCIGFKKELEISFNESSRECSRVFNFPKTRELKFFVEDIIEENVIGYDCTAKATENINIHLPVFVEKNGKIQDRVIIANEIRPSRCSFKNNGTIPCFTAKMGTGGNNVPVIVDYNRKLTERECLRLMGFPESYKIKPNSHQSYKQIGNSVVVPIIEELANRMIELLKKVE, from the coding sequence ATGAGTTATAGAATTATAGATTTATTCGCAGGGATGGGTGGATTTAGAATAGCATTTGAAAATCAGGGATGTGAATGTGTATTTAGTTCAGAAATTGATAAGTATGCTCGTGAAACATATAAAGAAAATTTTGGAGAATACCCATCAGGTGATATTACTAAAATTTCATCAGATGAGATCCCCGATTTTGATATCTTATGTGCAGGTTTTCCTTGCCAACCATTTTCTATAGGTGGGCTAAGACTAGGGTTTGAGGATTCAAGAGGTACACTTTTCTTTGAAGTTGCTAGAATTATTAAAGAAAAAAGACCAAGCTGTTTTATTCTAGAAAATGTAAAAGGACTTGTTAACCATGACAGTGGCAATACACTTAAAACTATTGAAAGCATATTAGATGAAATAGGTTATAATTTTAGTTATAAGATATTAAATGCTTTAGATTACGGAATTCCCCAAAATAGAGAGAGATGGTATTGTATAGGTTTTAAAAAAGAATTAGAAATCTCATTTAATGAATCTTCAAGGGAATGTAGTAGAGTATTTAATTTTCCTAAAACTAGAGAACTAAAGTTTTTCGTAGAAGACATAATTGAAGAAAATGTTATAGGTTATGATTGCACTGCAAAGGCAACTGAAAACATTAATATTCATCTACCGGTGTTTGTGGAGAAGAATGGTAAAATTCAGGATAGAGTAATCATTGCCAATGAGATTAGACCATCTAGATGTTCTTTTAAGAATAATGGCACAATACCATGTTTTACGGCAAAGATGGGCACAGGAGGCAATAATGTACCTGTTATTGTTGATTATAATAGAAAACTAACAGAGCGTGAATGTTTAAGATTAATGGGGTTTCCTGAAAGTTATAAAATTAAACCTAACTCTCATCAATCATATAAGCAAATTGGAAATAGCGTAGTTGTGCCTATAATAGAAGAACTAGCGAATAGAATGATAGAATTATTAAAAAAGGTGGAGTAA
- a CDS encoding restriction endonuclease — translation MEMLMLIEEILKAKGFTTFRTPEGSDNGVDLLASSGTLGFSSPKICVQVKTSDTPVDRLTMDQLIGTMSNYNADYGLLISWYGFKNSVIKEIPKQFFKVRLWDSKKIIEELFANYDMLSDEIKTDIPLKRMWIPNIEEDL, via the coding sequence ATGGAAATGTTAATGTTAATTGAAGAAATATTAAAAGCAAAGGGATTTACTACATTTCGAACTCCAGAAGGTTCTGATAATGGTGTAGACTTATTAGCTTCATCAGGCACACTAGGGTTTAGTTCGCCTAAAATTTGTGTACAAGTTAAAACATCCGATACACCTGTAGATAGACTTACTATGGATCAACTAATTGGAACAATGAGTAACTATAATGCAGATTATGGACTTTTGATATCTTGGTATGGCTTTAAAAACTCTGTAATTAAAGAAATTCCTAAACAATTTTTTAAAGTTAGACTGTGGGATTCAAAGAAAATCATAGAAGAACTTTTTGCTAATTATGATATGCTTAGTGATGAAATAAAAACAGATATTCCATTAAAGCGAATGTGGATACCTAATATAGAAGAGGATCTTTAA
- a CDS encoding YcbK family protein, giving the protein MNNIQISKNFKLKEFECRDSGSVVKLDSKLLEKLQLLRDKLNNPINVTSGYRTPECNKRVGGSSNSYHMKGMAADIYSPGFTPTQIAKNAEEVGFTGIGTYSNFVHVDVRPNKYHFKSGY; this is encoded by the coding sequence ATGAACAATATCCAAATATCTAAAAACTTTAAACTTAAAGAATTTGAATGCAGAGATAGTGGATCTGTAGTAAAGCTAGATAGCAAATTACTAGAAAAACTTCAACTTCTAAGAGACAAGCTAAATAACCCCATTAACGTAACCTCAGGGTATAGGACTCCGGAATGTAATAAACGTGTAGGTGGATCATCTAACAGCTATCATATGAAAGGTATGGCTGCAGATATTTACTCTCCTGGCTTTACTCCTACACAAATTGCAAAAAACGCAGAGGAAGTTGGTTTTACTGGAATAGGTACTTATTCTAACTTTGTCCATGTAGACGTTAGACCTAACAAATATCACTTTAAAAGTGGATATTAG
- a CDS encoding DUF1659 domain-containing protein — translation MAVMKSNETRSASCRFITGLDGNGKEKIMAKAIANFKTDSTLDDVYEVALAVASLYPYSIKAVNMAERCELLE, via the coding sequence ATGGCTGTTATGAAATCTAATGAAACAAGAAGTGCTTCATGTAGATTTATCACAGGTCTTGATGGTAATGGAAAAGAAAAGATTATGGCAAAAGCAATCGCTAACTTTAAAACTGATTCTACATTAGATGATGTTTATGAAGTTGCTCTTGCTGTAGCTAGTCTTTATCCTTACTCTATAAAGGCCGTGAACATGGCTGAAAGATGTGAACTATTAGAGTAG
- a CDS encoding DUF4177 domain-containing protein, which yields MKEAADGWRLVQVVIPPNKKMGVFFAYEYQIIFERDKNSPNV from the coding sequence ATGAAAGAGGCGGCTGATGGTTGGCGATTAGTTCAAGTTGTGATTCCACCAAACAAAAAAATGGGTGTCTTTTTTGCTTATGAATACCAGATAATTTTTGAAAGAGACAAAAATAGCCCAAATGTATAA
- a CDS encoding nucleoside 2-deoxyribosyltransferase has product MKAYIGIKYYEDYRNKIVIDELSSVLQKRGYETICIVRDIQNKGQEKYSSYELMKLTFEKIDICNLVVIDLTEKGVGLGIEAGYAYAKGIPIITIAKSGSDISETLEGISQKIIFYNNIEDIETFL; this is encoded by the coding sequence ATGAAAGCATATATAGGGATTAAGTATTATGAAGATTATAGAAATAAGATAGTTATTGATGAATTATCATCAGTTCTTCAAAAAAGAGGATATGAAACAATTTGTATTGTCCGTGATATTCAAAATAAAGGACAAGAAAAATATAGCTCATATGAATTAATGAAATTAACATTTGAAAAGATTGATATTTGTAATCTAGTAGTTATAGACTTAACAGAAAAAGGAGTAGGATTAGGAATCGAGGCAGGATATGCTTATGCAAAAGGGATACCTATTATTACAATAGCTAAGAGTGGTTCAGATATATCGGAAACATTAGAGGGGATATCCCAAAAAATTATTTTCTATAATAATATTGAAGATATAGAGACTTTTTTATAA
- a CDS encoding DUF2922 domain-containing protein — protein MEKYLRMVFKTDQDKKVSIRVSVPRDDLDATEVKTVMDLIVAKNIVSSISGDLIAVDRAYLVETSTTELEVTQEI, from the coding sequence ATGGAGAAATATCTAAGAATGGTATTTAAAACCGATCAAGATAAAAAGGTCAGTATTAGAGTAAGTGTACCTAGAGATGATCTAGATGCAACTGAAGTAAAAACAGTAATGGACCTTATTGTTGCTAAAAATATTGTTAGTTCTATTTCTGGGGATTTAATTGCTGTTGACAGAGCTTATCTAGTAGAAACATCTACTACAGAGCTTGAAGTTACTCAGGAAATATAG
- a CDS encoding DUF5677 domain-containing protein, whose amino-acid sequence MEIIKKYIDEISKLSEEITIESSYIRVEYRDAVFKQIKDLLDSMYKEIKESRIVKDGKNSVYIYNLMCLADLLDEICFTKTKKRPKSKNNEWKNAALDRLNIMFIKTLQEITYLLEGGFSNAALSRVRSIYEISVYYKIIQSNNNDIAERFLKHSNFQRIKLAKALGDKELVNKVKNDIKCFNYEKNFIKDNQWANPLLNNERITFKDLAKLTDLYEHYDLYVFASSSVHASVYNSANGFDIPKNIRGQKYWNTGSLKFGINIVYSCFVTIVGEFITELCDENYLQSIFVKMFISKMADVNTDTDIWEDID is encoded by the coding sequence ATGGAAATCATTAAGAAATATATAGATGAAATTTCAAAATTATCAGAAGAAATAACTATTGAAAGTAGTTATATTAGAGTCGAGTATAGAGATGCTGTTTTCAAGCAAATTAAAGATTTACTGGATTCTATGTATAAAGAAATCAAAGAAAGTAGAATTGTAAAGGATGGAAAAAATTCTGTATACATATATAATTTAATGTGTTTAGCTGATTTATTAGACGAAATTTGTTTTACAAAAACAAAAAAGCGACCTAAGTCTAAAAATAATGAATGGAAAAATGCTGCGTTAGATAGATTAAATATTATGTTTATAAAAACGCTACAAGAAATAACTTATCTATTAGAGGGTGGATTTTCAAATGCTGCGCTTTCTCGTGTAAGATCTATATATGAAATATCAGTTTACTATAAAATTATTCAAAGTAATAATAATGACATAGCTGAAAGATTTTTAAAACATAGTAACTTTCAGAGGATAAAATTAGCAAAAGCTTTAGGAGATAAAGAATTAGTAAATAAAGTTAAGAATGATATAAAATGTTTTAATTATGAGAAGAATTTTATAAAAGACAATCAGTGGGCAAATCCTTTATTAAATAATGAACGGATTACATTTAAGGATTTAGCAAAGCTAACAGATTTATATGAACACTATGATTTATATGTTTTCGCATCTTCATCAGTTCATGCAAGTGTTTATAATTCGGCTAATGGTTTTGATATTCCTAAAAATATTAGAGGGCAAAAATATTGGAATACAGGCAGCTTAAAATTTGGAATAAATATAGTGTATAGTTGTTTTGTTACTATTGTTGGAGAATTTATTACTGAACTTTGTGATGAAAATTATTTACAGTCGATTTTTGTAAAGATGTTTATTAGTAAAATGGCTGATGTTAATACTGATACAGACATTTGGGAAGATATTGATTAA
- a CDS encoding DNA-3-methyladenine glycosylase family protein has protein sequence MIINFKQTDPCIIYLVNSDPLLGKVIKKIGDYSLELDKNYYLKLTSSIVGQQLSNKAKSTIWSRVETLCKEISPQNIIAIPDEQLRMAGISFAKISYIKGLSQEILNGNINLNNMKNQTNDEVLQTLTSIKGIGKWTSEMFLIFSLGRLDVFSADDASLRRAIKWLYSFKENPTKDEMNNVSKQWIPYCSIASLYLWASVDSGLINQPSSFI, from the coding sequence ATGATTATAAATTTCAAACAAACTGATCCTTGTATAATATATCTTGTTAATTCTGATCCTCTTCTAGGCAAAGTAATAAAAAAAATAGGTGATTATTCCCTTGAATTAGACAAAAATTATTATTTAAAACTTACCAGCTCTATAGTTGGGCAACAATTATCTAATAAAGCAAAGTCGACAATATGGAGTAGAGTCGAAACGCTATGCAAAGAGATTTCACCACAAAATATAATAGCTATTCCAGATGAACAACTAAGAATGGCTGGTATATCTTTTGCTAAGATTTCATACATTAAAGGATTATCTCAAGAAATTTTAAATGGTAATATTAATTTAAATAATATGAAAAATCAAACTAACGATGAAGTATTGCAAACTCTTACAAGTATAAAAGGTATTGGAAAGTGGACATCAGAAATGTTTCTAATATTTTCACTTGGAAGGTTAGATGTTTTTTCTGCTGATGATGCAAGTCTAAGAAGAGCTATTAAATGGTTATATAGTTTTAAAGAGAATCCAACTAAAGATGAAATGAACAATGTAAGCAAACAATGGATCCCTTACTGTTCAATAGCATCATTATATCTTTGGGCATCAGTTGATAGTGGACTAATTAATCAACCTTCTTCTTTTATTTAA
- a CDS encoding amidohydrolase family protein: MKESKKLNMNLASKIMFFIVATSLLLLVGCNAKEATNVVVFQNVNLIMMTRDKVLENQSVVIKDGLIAEIGEFQTVTIPEEAQIIEGEGKYLMPGLVDMHVHQWRYSGEEILYLANGITSIQNMWGLPQDLEMRAAINDRRFLGPRIFTTGPIMDGPNPIWKDSVALETPEEARKAVISVQEDGYDAVKVYERLPVEVYEEIMKTAEEIGIRVVGHVPSEVGIRKALELGQNSIEHLSGYSLENIENEAEMTVGNNVWNTPTLAIIHILKMENEIEGLEYINPEVTRAWRHMKRIGRYAFDLEKRQYIVRTIHEKGGKLLAGTDANNPFVVPGFSLHSELEYLAGAGLTPYEVLKTATYNSAEFLGQLDKFGTVEEGKEADLILLSKNPLEDIKNTRTLEGTMVRGIWLTNERLQGELDKLKESY, from the coding sequence ATGAAGGAGAGTAAGAAGTTAAATATGAATTTAGCAAGTAAGATTATGTTTTTTATAGTAGCCACCAGTTTGTTATTATTAGTAGGCTGTAATGCTAAAGAGGCAACAAACGTAGTTGTGTTTCAGAATGTAAACCTTATTATGATGACTAGGGACAAGGTTCTAGAAAACCAAAGTGTAGTCATAAAAGATGGATTAATTGCAGAAATAGGGGAATTTCAAACAGTAACCATTCCTGAAGAAGCGCAAATTATAGAGGGAGAAGGTAAATATTTAATGCCAGGCTTAGTAGATATGCATGTTCATCAATGGCGTTATAGTGGGGAAGAAATTCTCTACTTAGCAAATGGTATAACAAGCATACAAAATATGTGGGGACTCCCTCAAGACCTGGAAATGAGGGCGGCTATTAATGATAGAAGATTTCTTGGTCCTAGAATTTTCACAACAGGTCCAATAATGGACGGCCCCAACCCCATATGGAAGGATAGTGTAGCTTTAGAAACCCCAGAAGAGGCAAGAAAGGCAGTGATCTCAGTGCAGGAAGATGGATATGATGCAGTTAAAGTCTATGAACGTTTACCTGTAGAAGTATACGAAGAGATTATGAAAACTGCAGAGGAAATAGGTATTAGGGTGGTAGGACATGTGCCAAGTGAAGTAGGCATAAGGAAAGCACTTGAACTAGGGCAAAATTCTATTGAACATTTAAGTGGCTATAGCTTAGAGAATATCGAAAATGAAGCAGAGATGACTGTAGGAAATAATGTTTGGAATACGCCAACATTAGCTATCATTCATATTCTTAAAATGGAAAATGAGATTGAAGGTTTAGAATATATTAACCCAGAAGTAACTAGGGCGTGGAGACATATGAAACGAATCGGTAGATATGCATTCGACTTGGAAAAACGACAGTATATTGTTCGCACTATACACGAAAAAGGAGGAAAACTATTGGCTGGCACCGACGCAAACAATCCTTTTGTAGTTCCAGGTTTCTCTTTGCATAGTGAACTAGAGTATTTAGCTGGTGCAGGATTAACACCCTATGAGGTATTGAAAACAGCAACCTATAACTCAGCTGAATTTTTAGGACAGTTAGATAAATTTGGAACAGTTGAAGAGGGAAAAGAAGCTGACTTAATTCTTTTATCGAAAAATCCTCTAGAGGACATTAAAAATACTAGAACCTTAGAAGGAACTATGGTTCGGGGAATATGGTTAACCAATGAAAGGCTCCAAGGAGAATTGGATAAGCTCAAAGAAAGTTATTAG